GGTGTTCATCAGTACCCTCCACTGTGTTCTTCAGCACAGACGTTTCTCCTGAGCATTCACTGGTGACCAGCTTCTTTGTCTCCTTTCCAATCTCTGTCTCCAACTTGAACACTAATGGCAAAATTACATAACCGACCCCAGACCAAAAGTCTTTGGCTGTGTCCTGCCGCTCCACTCTGTTGTGTTTGGATTGCCCTTTCATCTCAATTCAAACTGGGCTTCTTGGTCTCCGTTTGTTGCTAAGTAGGTTCCGTCTCCTCTCAAGGAGTTTTTGGGACCTTGACAATGAACACCATGGGGTCTTTGGCCTTGTTGCTGAAGGCTTTTCGGATGATGTCAACAGCATGCTGATGGGTGACTCCTTGCAGGGACATGCCGTCCACAGACACCAACTCAAATCCAGCCTGGGGATGCAGCATGAGAGGGAAGCCTTTTAAGTCAGTTTGAAATGCAGACACAAAGTCACAACAAATGCAtgctaacacatacacacagacatggacGTGCATCCCCAATAGGCACACATTTACCATCTAGCTCTTTCTCAccataatgtatgtgtgtgtgtatcaggtcAGTTTGTCATTTTACCTTGAGGATGTCAGAGGTGGATGCAGCTCCTCCGGGGAAAATCTTCTCTATCTTCACCACTGGCTGAACTTTGGACTCCATTCCACCAGAAATACTGATGCCTGGAGCATCAAAACAACAGGATTAGTTTATTTGAGTGGGAGTAGCAGTCAGATCTATTTACATATACTGACCAtactgaaacagagagaaatttTACTTGCCTACTTGAATGAAGCACTAAGACATTAAGCTGTTCAATACTGACTtgatgcaaaatacaaaataaaagtgcaatttACATACCCACCTGCACCTGCAAATAGCCAATAtaggcctttttcacagcagccattttgacatgaaatagcaggtaaaaaCAGTAATTGCTAATGAATGTCTACTGTTTGTAACGTGACTCTTAACTGCTCAGAAACCAGACACAAACTCATTTACCCAGTGACTGTTTGGTCTTGGAGATGCTGACAGTTTTGAGCTCATACTCCTGAACAGGGTCGGCGCCATTGAGTCCATTCACAGAGGAAGCCTGATGGCCGTTCATCTGCTCAGTCCCGACTTGCTGGTCCGGACTCGAACCAAACACCTGCGACAACAAGGGTCGACTCCTGCGAGGCACACTAGGCAGCGTGAACACACTCTCTCcacttttctccctttctcctttAGAATGCCCATTTTTAAACAGAGACCTTCCCCTCTCTGAGGTCGTATCTCCCTTGTCCGATGCTGAGTGCAGTGAAACCTCGTCAAAATGGACGGAGCGGATGGTTCCAATGTTCATTCTAAGAGGAGGCCTCGACTCAGTGTTGTGGGCCAGTAGCCAATTGGGGAGCAAGGGGCTGGCAGAGGGGGGTCTGAGTTCTCTGAGTTCTGTGTTATATCCGTCCACCGGGATGTCCAACAGCGGGGTGAAAGCTCTGGAGGTGTGGGGACGCTCTTTGGTCATGCGTGGCCCAGACAGACGgagcttctccagctcctccagtaGGTGGctctccttctccacctcctcagcATTGTGCAGCTCAAAGCCTCCCCTGTAATCTGAATAGGGCATCAGTGTCACAGTAGCATGCACTATACATAAAAAATAGACTCTTGCGGTCTCCCTAATAACAAATTATCACAGGTTTCACCCTTATTCACCATAAATTCCAGGTAAAATatttgagaaaaacaatgaTTGTAAACACATCAACCCCTTTTAGTAAGAAACCTTCAGCCTCCTGGAGTTAAAAAGTTTGGCCCGCAAATATTTCAACCTACAACATGTAACAGCAGGATGCAGGATTTCAAACTACAGCAGAATAAAATAGTTTTGTACTGGAGGTGAAAGCTGCCAAACTTACCTGGGATGGGAGTGATAAGGTGTCGTTTGGGTACTCGTCCAGATGTGGGAGAGCGAAGAGGAGGAGTACAGACTAAAATACaaggatgaaaagaaaagaatattgGTATAAGAACTTCaggtaaaaaagagaaaactgtcttttacataaataaagtacTAAAGAGCTTTTTGTCATCCTTGAACGTGTGATCTGAATTGTGTGTGAAAGCTGCTGCAACAAAGTCACCATTTAGGCTGTGTGGTACAAAAACACGTTGAAAATGATTTTCACGAGGCTTGGAATGCCAGATTTTATCATACGCACGTGAACGATACTTGAGGATGTCGTAAGCCTCCACTTCAAAAGGGGTTACCATTTTGTTGAACACACCCAGGTCAGAGGGAGGAATCAGCATCCTGAGGAACaagacaacaggaaaaaaaaaacactgagtcaTTTTCATTACCCTGTTAGCTTCCAGCACTTTTCTTATGTAATCCCAAATGTCTTAATATGGAACATTTGGATCTGAGGTGATTATCCTGGAAAAATCCTTAATCCCCTGCTGGCCAGTAATTTTAATGCCACTGTTTCCCCACTACCAACTGCTTTGTTCACAGTTCAAGCTTTAttcacatatgcacatgtgcgtgcattcatactccccaaaggaagattcctcctgattcctcctcctccggtcTGAATGCCACTCATTTGACATCTAAAAATATGTTGGGCCaatttccatgaaatttggaaagcacattcatgcttCCTAGAGGATGATCCCTATTaactttggtgacctcatgacctttcctctagtggcACCTTCAAAGTGTACAAAGATGCTTACTCTTCACTGTGATTGGTCATTACATTTGTTGGCCTGTTGCCTGTTTGCTCAAACAGTCTTGGTATAagccctgaccttaaccaagtgggcATATCTTGCCCAGTACTCTGGTAGGATTCATAATTACACTGTGGCATAATACCTGCACCTAAATATGGTAAATCCTAATTATGTAAATTTATAGTATATATTAGGGGTGGAAATCACTGGGCAACTGACAATAcaatactatcacaatattttacccatGATAACAATGGAATCACAATACAAGCAATTTTGGgatatgcaatatattgtaagataatcagctatgatacatcaTGATATCCtggaaaaggtaaaaaaaaaaaaaaaaaaaaactttccaatGAGCGGGAATCAATCAAGTTTTTGATGGTGTTTTAATATGCATAGCGACTGTATCATGTACATGAACAATTCCAGTTAAAATACCTAAAAGCAGGGGGGAAAATGcctcatagtaattgaaacatGCATCTGTACAAAAGCAGTTGAACATTCAAATATTGATACTTGGCACAAGGTTATcgataatgtatcacaagaagaagcattgcaatatattgcatcATCAATTTGTTGTCCCAGCCCTTGTATGTATAATAGTAAGTAGTATCAAATTGATGTAAACTACATAAAGACAGGAGGAAAAATGGGGGAAGAAGTCAcacttttctgaaaatgtgatttttgataTATGACATACATGACATTTGATATTTGTCTTTTGTGGTTCTTTGCAATGCAaagtctcctcctcacctgaCTTCCCTCAGTAGCAGAAGCTTCTCAGGCCTGTCCAGCACAGCCAGCACATTGTGCACCAAGTTCTCCACTGAACGCTCTGTTACATACTAAAGGAGCACAGATAGTGGCTGTGACTTTGTGAACACTGGATAATAActgataaaatattattaaaacgTCCACAGACTGTCTAGGATATTGCTATTAAGTCTCCAATTCCTTCCATACGATTACCAGCAGCAGAAAGAATCAGAACTACAAAGTCCAAACTTAGTGTGTCTTCAGGTCTGTGTCAAGCTGCTTACCCTCCGGCAGGCCTTCATCACAGCGGCCACCTCTTCCTCAGTCAGCAGCCGGCGTGCCATGTCCTCCACCACACCGAGCATCTCCGGATGAGGCATCACACTGGAGCGCCTTCCCTCTGGCAACATGAGAGGGGGGAGTTAGTGCCTGGTCAGCTGATGAATGTCTGCTGGACATAATTACCTGTATGTGCTCATTTTCAATATggggaaaataaattaaatcattatGGTATTCATGCAACATAACTTTTAGCCATAGTCAAGCCATAAAATGAATGCTAGTTTCAATATGAACTCATCTACAAAATTTCATCGACTCATCTACAAAATTTTTGCCACCCTTCAGTGAAGAACTCATTTGAAGATGCAAAAAAGTAACCAACACCTCTGGTGTCTGATGCCGATGGAGACTTggagcgccccctggaggtgtcTCTCTTGCGTCCACCCTTGAACAGCAAGTTGACAAAGGTCTTGGAGCGCTGCAGCGTGCTCTTCTCCTCTGGGTCTTTCCctttctgctgcttcttctctttcttctgcttGATCTCTATGTCAGGTGATTTGCAGACATTTAACAAGTGGTGAACATCTAAATTGTGGTTGTCCTTGAGATTTCCCCCCAAATCCTCAAAATTATGagccaaataaacagaaaatatcattttaataaggcAACAACTCTTAGCTAACTAACAGGTAAGACCAGTTAGATTATGCTTGTACATTTCTGGAAGCCTTCTCCCCacagtctttttttctgaatgaaatCGGGTTAACACACGCCAGATTTGTTGCTTTTCAGATCAAGTAATGAATAAAAGCTTCTAAAGATCAGTCCTCCTGCAAGGTTAAAACCATTTTATCCTCCTCATGTTTGTCCACTGTTGCCTTGCCTCACCTGCCACAGTGACTTGGCTCTGTGACCGGCTGATGGGCCGGCTGGGTCTGCTGAGAGCCAGCAGCATGGCTGTCTTGGGGGACTCCTTCTTCCCCTTGTCGTCCTCTCCACGAATCACAGAGTCTTTGAGCAGAGTGGTGGGTCCCAGACTGCGACTGGCGCTCATCCTCTGTGAGGGGAGGTCGGTCTGGATGGCAGTCTCAATATGCTCTGACTCAGAcctgtgtgaaaacaaaaatactatgtatttttttttcccatgaaaaaGGCTTCTTCCATTTTCTAAGGAGATTTTTGTCAGTGTTCCATTATCCTCATGAGGAGGGGTGCATAATGTGGGTGTTacagaagaaataaataaacctgactTGTTGAAAACAGTTTTTGGACTATTTGAGATGGAATGTATTTTACTTCTCTGCCACTCCAAGGCCTTCACAGATGCattaaattcaaaattatttcaaaGCGTGGATTAGATTAGTACAAAACATAATGTAAGGTCAGTGTCAGCTCTCAGTTAGTCGGACACAACATGCACTGTGTAAAAGACCAGAATCTGTTCTGAACCTTGAACTCTGGTGCTCAGTGGAGATGCAGACACCTACCGAGCATGTGTttgaaaaaactgtatttaaatacaaaaaattaaGCAGGTAAAATACTGTTTTGTGCAAGTTTGTTACATCTGCTGCAGGAATAATTGGCTAAATGTGGGAAAATACAATTGAAATGAAGTGAGGTGACCCTGACCTCAGGTCTTCAGTGGAGATGCAGACATCCACCATATCGGAGCCGAATGGCAGGCTGGGGGGGAACATGACCTGGGACAGGCCGCTCAGAGAGCTGACCGGAGTCCCAGATGACAATGATGAGGCTGAGGAGTTTGAGTCTGAACCCTGGGAGGAAGATTTCTGAGTGCCATTGGCCACTGAGGAAGGAcacatattatattattacaagAAAGAATCATATATACAAATAATTTATGTACTACATGAAAGTTAATACCTACAGTAGAcccatatatgcatgcatgcatttaaaCCATCACCCAAggaaacatacatacatacacacacagaaacaaacacattgtAATCTAAAATAACTGCAGGCATGCAGATTTCTTGATAATGAACCAATGGTGTTGAGACCTGAGACAAAAAGCAGATACATACACTTATTGAGCCACCTGTATTCTGCCACCATCTCCTTATAGGCAGGGTATCGCCCTGCTTCCTGCAAAGATATTGCCACAGATATGCAAATGAGATACAGTAGAGACCTTGAAACTTTTATGGGATCGCTATATTTGATAAAAGAGTAACCCTAGAACCACACAGATTAGATCCCAAACCATAcacctcttcctcatcctcctcagtgAAGAATGAAATTCTCTGCTGGACACTTTGTGTGATATCTCACCTTTGGTAGCTGTGATGCTTTCGAGTTTTATTACAAGTCTAAATTACAGTGTTTCCCTTTCTGCAGGGGAGGCATGGCAAGATGAAGGATCCAAGAACAAAACTTGCACAAAACACGGCCCTATGCTTTGATCAGCACCTGATCCCAGCTGCCTGGTGAATAATGCACACGGCCTGGCTATTTTTCACAGCGCGAAACCCAAGCTCCGACAAGTAAAGTGAGCGAGGAATATTACGACTGCATGCCAGCTGTCTGCCCTGCCACACTACCAATGCTCTCCTGAGTGTGCAGCAACATTACAGATGTGTAGTTGTACATGTTTGCATTTGGTGTGAGAGAGTAAGTAAGAGCAGGATAAAAAGGGCTAGAAAATGGTTAAGTAGGATAATGCAAGTAAGATCACTTAACTGAAGCActtatgaaaacacaaacatgctttCTTATAGCAGAGCTTAGCAAATACAAAGGGTCATTATGGAATGTGATACACCCTCTTCAGCCTCTCATTAACACAGAATCCAACACCAAGCATCCCCACACTCAACTCAGACAACTCATCCTGTGGCAAACTAACGTGCTAGGTAAACGCTCTGTTGGCAAAgtcacaaagaaatgaaaaaaatattcctttcactttgttttgttgaattACAGAAGCAAgatatttccctctctctcttttccctttccctccATTTCCCATCTTTCTCTAATCTTCAATATTATCTCTTAAATTCATCATTAGCAGATGTAGAATGCTGCACAGGAAATGGAAGCTCAAAGCCTTATCCCCCCTCACCTTGATGGTCAGCATAACGTGTGTGTGGCTCTTCAGCACCTCCACGGCGTTGCTGTGGCTGATGTCTTCAAAGCTCACTCCGTTGGCAGCAAGGATCTGGTCTCCCATCTTGATTCCATTCTGTTCAGCCAGGCCACCAGGATCCAGCCTGACACAATCAAACCAcagagagaagatgaagagcACAATAAACATGGAGGATAGGCAAGAAATAGTTTCGGGGTTCAGTTTTTCTCAGGTTGAGCAAGTCAAAGAAAACATAATTTACAGGACTTTCCCACAGACAGGTGTGCATGCAGGGGTACCTACTTGGAGACATAGATGCCCAGACCAAACTCTTTGCCCCCGCGGATATTAAAACCCAAACAGTAGTCATCTGAGGTGGTGTAGAGGTGGACGATCCTTTGGAGGGCGCTGCCTGAGCTGGCATCCGACGGCGTCTGCCcgctctcctccaccaccatACGTCTGTGTATCAGATCCACCCTGGTTAAACGCACAGCACAAACTGGTGATTAGGATGTTAAAACTGTAAACAGGGATGTAGTGGATAATCCAAATTCTGCAGCCTCTCTATCCCCATTTTACTCCTATTATTGTGAATATATagaattatgtgtgtgtgtttttgtttctaatAGGGATCAATTAATATTGATTATACTGATTAGTTGTAATCCAGGATAATAACCCATATTTAGGGGCCAATAATAATTTGCAGTATATCTGAAATTGGCTAATCTCTAGAAGAAATGTGCAGCTCATCGGATGAATTCAAATCTGTTTGAGATGCAGTTCAGCAAATTTaaataatcagtgttttttttgtttttttctcaccaggTAGTTTTCTCCTTGGAGTAGCGAATGCCGGGGACTTTGCCAACACGTCTTACCACCATCCTCAGCCTGTTGTTCCCTGTCAGGACTTTAACAGCACTGCTCATGGTGATGCTCTCCAGGCTGACGCCATTCACCTCCACCAGTTTATCACCCACACGCAGGCCTGCTTGctctgtcagcacacacacacacacacacacacatgcacatacacaaaaacatataaatacccACATGTCCAGACACAAATGCAGCACAACTCATCATCAGTAGgccatgtacagtatgtgtaatCTCATAACTTTCGTGTAGTGGTGTTTTATATGGCAATGCTGTTAAAAAAGATATTGTGACAAATGCCTTGCAAAGCACTTACCTGCTGTGCTGTTATCCTCCACCTTACTGACAAAAATACTAAGGCCATGTTCGGAGCCTCCACGCACGCTGAAGCCCAGCCTTCCATCCACGCTCTTATCCACCGTGATCGTATGGATGTCCTCACTGTCATCTCCACCTGCAATGACCAAAGGGAGTGTAATGATGTTCTGTTTAAATATACGTAATAATGCCATATAGCTTGTTGCATGTCAGTAAAGCCAGTAAAAGACAATCATCATGTAGAAAACTCCTCTGCCATAATTACTAAAGGGATACCACTTAAAGTTGCATCTGGTTGTTCCACATTGAAGGAACAGTTGAATTGGACTTTCTACTATATTTGACAGTCTATTTGATATCATGGCATCGAGCTCATCTTGACTGTTAAAGTGGCCTATGGCTACAGCAGACTATTCACTGTACAAACCATCAAAACGGCTCCTTACCATCCACGGGAGAGTTGATGAGGATGACCCTGCCCATGGGTGAGGAGGATCGGATTCCACGCCGGCGCTGCTCCTTCTTCCGTAAGATGTGGCGTGTAGCCGTGTGTGACCCCTGGGTCCCGGGGGTCGTCTCCCTGCGGGACGGGTCTGACGAGTGAGCCATGGCCGCAAGCTGGGtcccctttcacacacactccaccaggGGCTCAACGCCAGATGGAGGAACCTAGAGAAGCATGAGACTGAATCCATGATATGTTTCAATTTGGATAATTGCAACTGCAATTAATAAGCACTCATATTGCAATAAGGAAACATTGTACTCTTGGGTGAAAATGGTGGGATAATCTAACTCACCAATAATCTCATAatctaataatgtaataatctaataatctgACTCACCGATGCAGATTGCTCTGGGCCATGATGGCTgactctctgcctctgtggagTCACACTTTGGTCCATTCCTGCCCATGTTGCATCTCACTCACCTGTTTAGGTgtcatatgaaaataaacatatcaGGTTCTGTCCCAGTGGGTATGACTAAGACATATCAAGTGCAACATACAGCGACTTTAACACTTAATAATGTCTATAATGTCGTTTTTCAGGGTGCAGGTTCACTGTCCCAGACTGTTGCCAAAGCAATTCACATTAAAGCACATTAGTAGAGAGAGATTACCAGGCGTGTTTGGCACAGCAGGCAGGCTGAGAAACAGGATTTAATTGGTTTTTCTTAGCACAGACCTTCCCCAACCTGACCCACTTGCAGCCGGGATGTCACATGGCTGCGATGCCATGGATACCTGTCACTAAACTTAACCCGTGATAACAATGTGTCCTCGTGTCGTCACCTCGGGGTTCCCCCCGTGCGTCTTACGGCTGTTCAGGACCCTGGACAGCGACGCCGACGGCTTGCAAAACGGAGCAAACGTCGTTGACGGATTCTCATTTCAGTCATTCTCATCAAGGCCAAAATCCATATTGTTCCCACCTCATTATGTCACCTGGTCAGCCTTTTTCTCATGACTTTGCGTGCGCAGGTTCACGAGGAACACGTTTAAACCGCGTACAGCAACAAGTATCACCTTTGTTGTGTAATGTTAGtgtgaataaaatatatacGTGCCaatgataaacaaacaacatactTTACAGACCACACGCATTTGAACTTTCAGCTCGAGAAAACTGTAGGTCATTTTAGGCTGCTCTTTAAACGGCTCTTGTTTAATGCTGCCAACAGACACGGAAGAGGACGCCAGAGTGACAGACTAACACATGGCCTCAGGTTAGAAAGACTTATTCTTTACAGACAGGCCGTGttctgtaaaataataaaatgaagttgGGTGGTTAGCCTACCTGGATCCATGTTGTGCAAACTGATCCAACTCAACTGGGACATTTCTGTCACCAGCAAAGATCCGCCTACACGCCGCAACGATTGGCTGGATTGATGGAAATGGCCGCTTTGAGTGGGTGTTAATTGTGCCAATCATCCAGGGCTTGCGTGTGAATTCGGTGAAAAACGAGCCATTCCCACACCAGACACTTGACGGTAAAATATTGCCAAGAATCCATACTTTACTACTTTTTCAAGAGTAAAAGAATGTTTACAGAAAGCTTAAATGCAAATTACACCAACGACTTGCATTGAGGTGACTGTATCATGAAaggaaataataaaactaaactcaaacaatactgaaatatttaatattcaatatttattgACAGCAGTACATCACTGTATTCTTCTCTTTATTATCACTGTGGTTTGGTGTTAAGCATCAGGTCTGCCTCCTCAGTGGTTTAGACACAGACCATCaataacacaccaacacaacacagcaacaaacaaagcACACTTTTATCTAGACACTGATGATACAGCTGAATGTTTACATGCAACTTTAGTTTACAGGAGACATTTAGTcatttttccctaaaaaaaataaaatctcacttGTTCAGATTAAAAGCAGCTGTACGAATGAAATGCCCATTTAATACTCCCTATCCCAGATTTCACTTCTGCCTGGAAGATATTCTGATTATTCTATTtgcttttgttaattttctttgCTGCCTCCAGGATGGACGAGAGGTCAGCTTTGTTTCCAAACTCCTTCTCCCTGTGCTCCAGCAGAATACCCTGAGAAAGAAAGTAAGCAAGTATAACATGAAAGATAGTGAAGACAACTTTTTTTCTGATCATGAGACAACTACAAACCATGTGAAAATATATAGAAAGTGAGCAAACACAAGGGATAAGCTAGATTTATGGTTTACCTGTTTCCCTGCTCCAATCACATACAAGCCACCAAGAATAAAACCCTCTCCATTTTTGTTACCCTGGTAGCCTTTTCTGTGAGCGTGGACCAGGTTTTGCAGCACGCTGAGACGAGCGAGGCCGAGACCCAGACCCATTCTCCTCTGCTTAGGGCCATAGAAATGTTGCTGCAAATTAGAAAACAccaggaaagacagaaagaaagaaagaaagaaagaaagaaagaaagaaagaaagaaagaaagaagttaATTGAAACTAAAGACTTTTCTCCTACTGGCATTTGGAGGCAATGAGTGTGAGTGAGACCATGTTTGAAATTACCCTGCGATCCACAAAGATCTCCCCCTTGAAGTAGGGTCTGAAGTTCTGGACCTCTGTGCCGATGTCCTCCTTCACCACGGCGTACAGAGGGACCCCGAGCTCGTCCAGCTGGGGCTTCAGAGAGGACAGCTCT
This genomic interval from Myripristis murdjan chromosome 19, fMyrMur1.1, whole genome shotgun sequence contains the following:
- the LOC115378351 gene encoding PDZ domain-containing protein 7, coding for MAHSSDPSRRETTPGTQGSHTATRHILRKKEQRRRGIRSSSPMGRVILINSPVDGGDDSEDIHTITVDKSVDGRLGFSVRGGSEHGLSIFVSKVEDNSTAEQAGLRVGDKLVEVNGVSLESITMSSAVKVLTGNNRLRMVVRRVGKVPGIRYSKEKTTWVDLIHRRMVVEESGQTPSDASSGSALQRIVHLYTTSDDYCLGFNIRGGKEFGLGIYVSKLDPGGLAEQNGIKMGDQILAANGVSFEDISHSNAVEVLKSHTHVMLTIKEAGRYPAYKEMVAEYRWLNKLANGTQKSSSQGSDSNSSASSLSSGTPVSSLSGLSQVMFPPSLPFGSDMVDVCISTEDLRSESEHIETAIQTDLPSQRMSASRSLGPTTLLKDSVIRGEDDKGKKESPKTAMLLALSRPSRPISRSQSQVTVAEIKQKKEKKQQKGKDPEEKSTLQRSKTFVNLLFKGGRKRDTSRGRSKSPSASDTREGRRSSVMPHPEMLGVVEDMARRLLTEEEVAAVMKACRRYVTERSVENLVHNVLAVLDRPEKLLLLREVRMLIPPSDLGVFNKMVTPFEVEAYDILKYRSLCTPPLRSPTSGRVPKRHLITPIPDYRGGFELHNAEEVEKESHLLEELEKLRLSGPRMTKERPHTSRAFTPLLDIPVDGYNTELRELRPPSASPLLPNWLLAHNTESRPPLRMNIGTIRSVHFDEVSLHSASDKGDTTSERGRSLFKNGHSKGEREKSGESVFTLPSVPRRSRPLLSQVFGSSPDQQVGTEQMNGHQASSVNGLNGADPVQEYELKTVSISKTKQSLGISISGGMESKVQPVVKIEKIFPGGAASTSDILKAGFELVSVDGMSLQGVTHQHAVDIIRKAFSNKAKDPMVFIVKVPKTP